A genomic stretch from Mesoplodon densirostris isolate mMesDen1 chromosome 3, mMesDen1 primary haplotype, whole genome shotgun sequence includes:
- the TNFAIP8L1 gene encoding tumor necrosis factor alpha-induced protein 8-like protein 1: MDTFSTKSLALQAQKKLLSKMASRAVAAAFIDDTSSEVLDELYRATKEFTRSRKEAQKVVKNLVKVAVKLGVLLRSGQLGGEELARLQRFRQQARRLAMTAVSFHQVDFTFDRRVLAAALLECRDLLHQAAGAHLTAKSHGRINHVFGHLADCDFLAALYGPAEPYRSHLRRICEGLTRLLDEESI, from the coding sequence ATGGACACCTTCAGCACCAAAAGCCTGGCCCTCCAGGCCCAGAAGAAGCTCCTGAGCAAGATGGCATCCAGGGCGGTGGCGGCCGCGTTCATCGACGACACCAGCAGCGAGGTGCTGGACGAGCTGTACCGCGCCACCAAGGAGTTCACCCGCAGCCGCAAGGAGGCCCAGAAGGTGGTCAAGAACCTGGTCAAGGTGGCCGTGAAGCTGGGCGTCCTGCTCCGCAGCGGGCAGCTGGGCGGCGAGGAGCTGGCGCGGCTGCAGCGCTTCCGGCAGCAGGCGCGCCGCCTGGCCATGACCGCCGTCAGCTTCCACCAGGTGGACTTCACCTTCGACCGGCGCGTCCTGGCCGCCGCCCTGCTCGAGTGCCGGGACCTGCTGCACCAGGCGGCGGGCGCGCACCTGACCGCCAAGTCCCACGGCCGCATCAACCACGTGTTCGGCCACTTGGCTGACTGCGACTTCCTCGCCGCGCTCTACGGCCCGGCTGAGCCCTACCGCTCCCACCTGCGCAGGATCTGCGAGGGTCTCACCCGGCTGCTGGACGAGGAGAGCATATGA